Proteins encoded by one window of Bauldia sp.:
- a CDS encoding ABC transporter ATP-binding protein has product MDASANPTSRASTTANAVIAIDKLDLTFTTNDGPVVALSDINLNIGRGEFVSLIGPSGCGKTTLLRVIADLEKPTGGAIRVNGVTPEQAREARAYGYVFQAAALYPWRTIARNVALPLEIMGLDRAERERRVAANLAMVNLEGFERKYPWQLSGGMQQRVSIARALAVEPDLLLMDEPFGALDEIVRDHLNEQLLQLWAKTDKTVVFVTHSIPEAVFLSTKIVVMTPRPGKVYDIIDSDLPRQRTLDIRETPEFLKIAHRVRAGLRAGHSYED; this is encoded by the coding sequence GTGGACGCCAGCGCCAACCCCACGTCACGTGCTTCAACGACGGCAAACGCCGTCATCGCCATCGACAAGCTCGACCTCACCTTCACCACCAACGACGGCCCGGTCGTCGCTCTCTCCGACATCAACCTGAACATCGGTCGCGGCGAGTTCGTTTCGCTCATCGGCCCGTCCGGCTGCGGCAAGACCACACTGCTCCGCGTCATCGCGGACCTCGAGAAGCCGACCGGCGGCGCGATCCGCGTCAACGGCGTGACGCCGGAACAGGCGCGCGAGGCCCGCGCCTACGGCTACGTTTTCCAGGCCGCCGCCCTGTATCCGTGGCGCACGATCGCCAGGAACGTCGCGCTGCCGCTGGAAATCATGGGCCTCGACAGGGCCGAGCGCGAGCGCCGCGTCGCCGCCAATCTGGCGATGGTCAACCTCGAGGGCTTCGAGCGGAAATATCCGTGGCAGTTGTCCGGCGGCATGCAGCAGCGCGTCTCGATCGCGCGCGCTCTCGCCGTCGAGCCCGACCTTCTCTTGATGGACGAACCCTTCGGCGCGCTGGATGAAATCGTCCGCGATCACCTCAACGAACAACTGCTGCAGCTCTGGGCGAAGACCGACAAGACCGTCGTCTTCGTCACGCACTCGATCCCCGAGGCCGTCTTCCTGTCGACCAAGATCGTGGTGATGACGCCGCGCCCGGGAAAGGTCTACGACATCATCGACTCCGACCTGCCGCGCCAGCGCACGCTCGACATCCGCGAGACGCCCGAGTTCCTGAAGATCGCGCATCGCGTGCGGGCGGGCCTCAGGGCGGGGCACAGCTATGAGGATTGA